The following proteins come from a genomic window of Rhodoligotrophos sp. CJ14:
- a CDS encoding tautomerase family protein produces MPVVRVCFYEGRSPEQKRKIAEAITTALVDIAGSKRDAVNVMFDNFTREDWVIGGAPEFSDKSKG; encoded by the coding sequence ATGCCAGTCGTGCGGGTTTGTTTCTATGAAGGCCGTTCACCAGAGCAGAAGCGCAAGATCGCGGAGGCGATAACGACGGCGCTTGTCGATATTGCCGGCTCCAAGCGCGATGCGGTGAACGTGATGTTCGACAACTTCACCCGCGAAGATTGGGTGATCGGTGGCGCCCCGGAATTTTCCGACAAATCCAAAGGCTAA
- a CDS encoding LLM class flavin-dependent oxidoreductase, with translation MKPTLGVLLFSEGPISELVDIAREAETLGYEYLWYTDVRFARECYVGLTAVALNTKSLKIGTGVTDPYSRHPAITAAAMATLDEVSNGRAVLGLGTGGAGFKELGLERVLPIAAMRETVTMIHALQRGEKVTSQGKVVSIDGGRFNFKPVRDHIPVYFATHGPQMTRLAGEIADGVLIANTLNPKAFDFYVGKLNEGLAKAQRSPDSLDIGLRVEACIDDDDEKALEVMRRRVASRLISQYPHWDYLDELGITLPEAFVELAKMEGGHDVSRAASLMPLEVVESMVLAGNPKRVSEQLAKALHPSVTQVTLRPHAVPGGKQASVVRAFAEQVFPEALRRRAESVAA, from the coding sequence GTGAAGCCCACACTCGGTGTTCTGCTGTTTTCTGAAGGCCCCATCAGCGAGCTGGTTGACATCGCCCGCGAGGCCGAAACGCTCGGTTATGAGTACCTGTGGTACACGGATGTGCGCTTCGCCCGGGAGTGCTATGTGGGGCTCACCGCGGTTGCCCTGAACACGAAATCCCTGAAGATCGGGACAGGTGTCACCGACCCCTATTCCCGTCATCCCGCCATCACCGCGGCCGCCATGGCGACGCTCGATGAGGTGAGCAATGGCCGGGCGGTGCTCGGCCTCGGCACCGGTGGCGCCGGCTTCAAGGAGCTTGGGCTCGAGCGGGTGCTGCCGATCGCGGCCATGCGTGAGACCGTCACCATGATCCACGCCCTGCAGCGTGGCGAGAAGGTGACCTCGCAAGGCAAGGTCGTCTCGATCGATGGTGGCCGGTTCAACTTCAAGCCGGTGCGCGATCATATCCCCGTCTATTTCGCCACCCACGGACCTCAGATGACGCGCCTGGCCGGCGAAATCGCCGATGGCGTGCTGATCGCCAATACGCTCAATCCCAAAGCCTTTGATTTCTACGTCGGAAAGCTGAACGAGGGTCTTGCCAAGGCGCAACGCTCGCCGGACAGTCTGGATATCGGCTTGCGCGTGGAGGCCTGTATCGATGACGACGATGAGAAGGCTCTGGAGGTGATGCGCAGGCGTGTCGCATCGCGGCTGATCAGTCAATATCCGCACTGGGACTATCTCGACGAGCTCGGGATCACTCTGCCCGAAGCCTTCGTCGAGCTTGCCAAGATGGAAGGCGGCCACGACGTCAGCCGGGCCGCGAGCCTCATGCCCCTGGAAGTGGTGGAATCCATGGTGCTCGCCGGCAATCCCAAGCGGGTCAGCGAGCAGCTCGCCAAGGCGCTTCATCCGAGCGTCACCCAGGTGACCTTGCGCCCCCATGCGGTCCCGGGCGGGAAACAGGCGTCCGTGGTGCGCGCCTTCGCGGAGCAGGTCTTCCCCGAAGCCTTGCGCAGGAGAGCAGAAAGCGTAGCGGCCTGA
- a CDS encoding ABC transporter permease, whose protein sequence is MVKFIAQRFAATLPVLVLTSVIIFVLMRILPGDPVLMLIGEHSEVSEETITTLRKQYGLDQPLPVQYLIWVKNAVSGDLGRSIHGRQPVWDVVAPRILPTAQIGLTAWIFAVIVAVPLGALSAARMNTWLDWLGTLLALIGAAMPYFLLGGLLIYGVALKTGWLPISGYVSPAVDIGRSIRSTILPAATLSLALIAVITRQARSSFADVLNHPFIRTARAKGLSERNVIIRHALRNAMVPIVTILGLQLGTLFSGAVVTEMVFAIPGVGRLLVDSILSRDYPVVQAVVLFITFCVVMATMAVDIAYGLLDPRLRPR, encoded by the coding sequence ATGGTCAAGTTTATCGCCCAGAGATTTGCCGCGACACTTCCCGTTCTGGTGCTGACCTCGGTCATCATCTTCGTCTTGATGCGGATCCTTCCGGGTGATCCCGTGCTCATGCTCATCGGCGAGCATTCTGAGGTGAGCGAGGAGACCATCACCACACTGCGCAAGCAGTACGGGCTCGACCAGCCTCTGCCGGTGCAATATCTGATCTGGGTGAAGAACGCGGTCTCCGGTGACCTCGGCCGGTCGATCCACGGCCGGCAACCGGTCTGGGACGTGGTGGCGCCGCGTATTCTACCGACGGCCCAGATTGGCCTCACCGCCTGGATCTTCGCCGTTATCGTGGCGGTGCCTTTGGGCGCCCTCAGCGCCGCCCGAATGAACACCTGGCTTGATTGGCTGGGAACTTTGCTCGCACTGATCGGTGCGGCAATGCCCTACTTTCTCCTGGGCGGCCTTTTGATCTACGGCGTCGCCCTCAAGACCGGCTGGCTGCCCATCTCCGGCTATGTCTCCCCGGCCGTGGACATTGGCCGCAGCATACGCTCCACCATCTTGCCGGCCGCGACCCTGAGCCTGGCGCTGATCGCCGTGATCACCCGCCAGGCGCGCTCCAGCTTTGCGGATGTCCTGAACCATCCCTTCATCCGTACCGCCCGGGCCAAGGGCCTCTCGGAGCGGAACGTCATCATCCGCCATGCCTTGCGTAATGCCATGGTGCCCATCGTCACCATATTGGGCCTGCAGCTTGGCACCTTGTTCAGCGGCGCGGTGGTGACGGAGATGGTCTTTGCCATTCCCGGCGTGGGCCGCCTGCTCGTCGACTCCATTCTCAGCCGCGACTATCCAGTCGTGCAGGCAGTGGTGCTGTTTATAACTTTCTGCGTGGTCATGGCGACCATGGCGGTAGATATCGCCTATGGCCTGCTCGACCCCAGGTTGCGGCCGAGGTAG
- a CDS encoding ABC transporter permease has protein sequence MASDGPSIVSHTSPYRAGRSLAVRGALTRNLMLIAGLVLVAVLAAGAIFAPLLTQYTPESMDYMAMLQGPSAAHLFGTDELGRDIFSRSLYGARLSMSVGLSAVLLSVAMGVPLGLIAGYVGGITDAIFMRILDSLIALPPLVLALTISAVLGTGLVNATIAIAIVSVPTFARLIRGQVLSLKHLEFIQAAESIGVSSPLIILRHILPNAINPVIVQSSLAVGFAIILESSLSFIGLGAQPPASTWGSMVQVGFQYLELAPWYPLIPATMIFFAVLGFNMLGEGLRQMLDPASRSRP, from the coding sequence ATGGCGAGCGACGGCCCCAGCATCGTGAGCCACACATCGCCTTACCGGGCCGGGCGAAGTCTCGCCGTTCGAGGCGCCCTCACCCGCAATCTCATGCTGATCGCTGGCCTGGTTCTCGTTGCCGTCCTGGCCGCAGGCGCAATTTTCGCGCCTTTGCTCACCCAGTACACGCCCGAGTCCATGGATTACATGGCCATGCTCCAGGGACCAAGCGCCGCCCATCTCTTCGGAACGGACGAGCTGGGCCGCGATATCTTCAGCCGCTCCCTCTATGGTGCGCGCCTGTCGATGAGCGTGGGCCTGAGCGCCGTTCTGCTGTCGGTCGCCATGGGCGTGCCGCTCGGCCTGATTGCAGGCTATGTCGGCGGCATCACCGATGCGATCTTCATGCGCATCCTCGACAGCCTGATCGCCCTGCCGCCGCTGGTGCTCGCGCTCACCATTTCCGCGGTGCTCGGCACCGGTCTCGTGAATGCCACCATCGCTATCGCCATCGTATCGGTGCCCACATTCGCCCGCCTGATCCGCGGACAGGTGCTGTCGCTCAAGCATCTCGAATTCATCCAGGCCGCCGAGTCGATCGGCGTCTCATCACCGCTGATCATCCTGCGCCATATCCTGCCCAACGCGATCAACCCGGTCATCGTCCAGTCATCGCTGGCGGTGGGCTTCGCCATCATCCTCGAATCCAGCCTGAGCTTCATCGGCCTTGGCGCTCAGCCGCCGGCGTCGACCTGGGGCTCCATGGTGCAGGTGGGCTTTCAATATCTCGAGCTCGCCCCCTGGTATCCGCTCATCCCGGCCACGATGATCTTTTTCGCCGTGCTCGGCTTCAACATGCTCGGTGAAGGTCTGCGTCAGATGCTCGATCCCGCCTCGCGGAGCCGGCCATGA
- a CDS encoding ABC transporter ATP-binding protein → MSSAQLYQSAASAPAPHPAQAQAVLEVENLTTKIRTRSGELGVVNGVSFHVNGAETLGVVGESGCGKSMTALSILRLLPPAARIADGHIRFAGRDLVSLEPEEMRAIRGKDISMIFQEPMTSLNPMMTIGRQIAEVITLHEGLSRRDAMAKAVEMLRLVRIPEPEQRVDEFPFQISGGMRQRVMIAIALACNPKILLADEPTTALDVTIQAQIMDLMTDLQERLQTAIVLITHDLGLVAENADRVMVMYAGQAVEEADVAQLFECPHHPYTRGLLGSVPRLGSSTLSGGRKRLVEIEGNVPALNQLPAGCSFAPRCPFATQQCREVPPPMVEKRPGQWAACWNSDAVIAAGP, encoded by the coding sequence ATGAGCAGCGCGCAGCTTTACCAAAGTGCTGCCAGCGCGCCGGCACCCCATCCGGCGCAGGCACAGGCCGTGCTCGAGGTGGAGAACCTTACGACCAAGATTCGCACCCGCAGCGGCGAGCTTGGCGTGGTGAACGGCGTGTCATTCCATGTGAATGGTGCGGAGACCTTGGGCGTCGTCGGCGAATCCGGCTGTGGCAAGAGCATGACCGCGCTTTCGATCCTCAGGCTTCTGCCGCCGGCGGCGAGGATCGCCGACGGGCATATCCGCTTTGCCGGCCGTGATCTGGTGAGCCTCGAACCCGAGGAGATGCGCGCCATTCGTGGCAAAGACATCTCCATGATTTTCCAGGAGCCGATGACCTCGCTGAACCCGATGATGACCATCGGGAGACAGATCGCCGAGGTCATCACCCTGCATGAAGGGCTCAGCCGGCGGGACGCAATGGCCAAGGCGGTCGAAATGCTGCGCCTGGTCCGCATCCCGGAGCCGGAACAGCGGGTGGACGAATTCCCGTTCCAGATTTCCGGCGGCATGCGGCAGCGGGTGATGATCGCCATCGCGCTGGCCTGCAATCCGAAGATCCTGCTGGCGGACGAGCCGACCACCGCGCTCGATGTCACCATCCAGGCTCAGATCATGGACCTGATGACCGATCTGCAGGAGCGCCTGCAAACCGCAATCGTCCTGATCACCCACGATCTCGGACTGGTGGCGGAGAATGCCGACCGGGTCATGGTGATGTATGCCGGCCAGGCCGTCGAGGAGGCCGACGTTGCGCAGCTCTTCGAGTGCCCCCATCACCCCTACACCAGAGGTCTGCTGGGCTCCGTTCCCCGGCTTGGATCATCCACCCTTTCTGGCGGCCGCAAGCGCCTGGTCGAGATCGAAGGCAACGTGCCCGCCCTCAACCAGCTGCCGGCCGGTTGTTCCTTCGCGCCGCGCTGCCCGTTTGCAACCCAGCAATGCCGTGAAGTCCCGCCCCCGATGGTCGAGAAGCGGCCAGGGCAATGGGCGGCTTGCTGGAACTCCGATGCAGTGATTGCGGCAGGCCCATGA
- a CDS encoding ABC transporter ATP-binding protein, with protein sequence MAEAAPTLIVENLVKRFPVGAGLLSKPREFVHAVDGISFSVGRGETLGLVGESGCGKSTAGKTIMRLVQPTSGKITLLGKDITGLSHSELRPLRRQMQMVFQDPYSSLDPRMPAGKIVAEPLSTHGLAKGHRSEAVAELFRRVGLRPDQMKDYPHQFSGGQRQRIAIARALAVNPSLIIGDEPVSALDVSIQAQVVNLLMDLQDEYKLSYIFIAHDLAVVEQISHRIAVMYLGRIVEMADTPTLMSAPLHPYTEALLAAVPVPQPRKRRRPRPIGGDVPSPIRRPSGCHFHTRCPRAVDHCRIEAPALRELQPGHFVACHLAA encoded by the coding sequence ATGGCTGAAGCCGCCCCTACCCTCATCGTCGAAAACCTGGTGAAGCGCTTTCCCGTGGGCGCCGGGCTCCTCTCGAAGCCCCGCGAATTCGTGCATGCGGTCGATGGGATTTCCTTCTCGGTCGGCCGCGGGGAGACCTTGGGCCTCGTGGGCGAAAGCGGCTGTGGGAAGTCGACGGCCGGCAAGACCATCATGCGCCTTGTCCAGCCGACCTCCGGCAAGATCACCCTGCTCGGCAAGGATATAACCGGCCTCAGCCACTCGGAACTGCGACCCCTGCGCCGGCAGATGCAGATGGTGTTTCAGGACCCCTATTCCTCGCTCGATCCGCGCATGCCGGCCGGCAAGATCGTCGCCGAGCCGCTCTCCACCCATGGTCTGGCCAAGGGGCACAGAAGCGAGGCGGTCGCCGAGCTGTTCCGGCGCGTGGGTTTGAGGCCCGATCAGATGAAGGACTACCCGCACCAATTCTCCGGCGGGCAGCGCCAGCGCATCGCCATTGCCCGCGCGCTTGCAGTCAATCCCAGCCTGATCATCGGCGATGAGCCGGTCTCGGCGCTAGATGTCTCGATTCAGGCCCAGGTCGTCAACCTGCTGATGGATCTGCAGGACGAATACAAGCTCTCCTACATTTTCATCGCGCACGATCTCGCGGTGGTCGAGCAGATCAGCCACCGCATCGCCGTCATGTATCTCGGACGTATCGTCGAAATGGCGGACACGCCCACCCTGATGAGCGCGCCTCTCCATCCCTATACCGAAGCCCTGCTTGCCGCCGTTCCGGTCCCCCAGCCGAGGAAGCGGCGCCGCCCGAGACCGATCGGCGGCGATGTTCCAAGCCCGATCCGGCGCCCTTCCGGATGCCACTTCCACACACGTTGCCCCCGTGCGGTGGACCATTGCCGCATCGAGGCCCCGGCGTTGCGCGAATTACAGCCCGGCCATTTTGTGGCGTGCCACTTAGCAGCGTAA
- a CDS encoding DUF3597 domain-containing protein: protein MGIFDTIKNAIWGGHQASSARPGATLVADAQPAPAAKPAAASTATPAAAPQAASTAASAAPAGGPVDVAAVLDAAVKKKGQSLQWRTSIVDLMKALDLDSSLAHRKELAQELGYTGDMNDSAAMNMWLHKQVIQKLQQSGGKVPADLL from the coding sequence ATGGGCATCTTTGACACGATTAAGAACGCAATCTGGGGCGGTCATCAGGCGTCATCCGCAAGGCCTGGCGCCACCCTGGTCGCCGATGCTCAACCCGCACCAGCCGCCAAGCCGGCCGCCGCATCCACCGCCACGCCAGCAGCCGCGCCTCAGGCCGCCTCCACCGCAGCCAGCGCTGCACCTGCCGGTGGACCCGTGGACGTTGCCGCAGTTCTGGATGCCGCCGTCAAGAAGAAGGGGCAATCCCTTCAATGGCGCACATCGATCGTGGACCTCATGAAGGCGCTCGACCTCGACAGCAGCTTGGCCCACCGCAAGGAGCTTGCGCAGGAGCTCGGCTATACCGGCGATATGAACGACTCCGCTGCCATGAACATGTGGCTGCACAAGCAGGTCATTCAAAAGCTCCAGCAGAGTGGTGGGAAAGTGCCCGCGGATCTGCTCTGA
- a CDS encoding ABC transporter substrate-binding protein, whose translation MSSDQYKKPGQGERTVRDGISRRLFNTGMLAGGLVAASGLPLVSEARAQQPKRGGLVRLALYQQSTGDTFDSARYDKGNDYIRGTSVYSYLTSMDEGGNARPEVAISWEPNKEATRWAFKIRKGITFSDGAPLTIDDIIFSIMRHKEEKVASSAKQLVGNITAVKADGDDGFTVELASPDVDLPILIGLFQFALVKNGTYDFSKPIGTGAFIMKEFQPGIRTVLTRNPNFWKEGRPYIDEFEMFPIPDASARANALLSGDVDMILELRGNGIEEVAKSGTADVFVTPSTRYTAIQAAVDRAPSNNLDLTLAMAYMIDRKRLLDTVLRGYGMIANDHPIGPKSPYYNANLPQRELDLDKAKYHLGKSGIGNARVQVCVGDGVLYSIDIGQLLLREATRAGLNLDIKREPAESYWTAVAGKRPYAATNFHPRPTYNMLLNLAWRKGAPWNFSHYNNDKLEKLIDESRATLDMQKRVEYYHEIQSIIHNSGAIILPCFLSYIDGVSKRIKGLTPLPIGSLGGFNFADRIWLEEV comes from the coding sequence ATGTCGTCTGATCAATACAAAAAACCTGGCCAGGGTGAGCGTACAGTCCGCGACGGGATCAGCCGCCGCCTGTTCAACACGGGCATGTTGGCGGGCGGTCTCGTCGCCGCCAGCGGGCTGCCATTGGTGTCGGAAGCAAGGGCGCAACAGCCCAAGCGCGGTGGCCTCGTCCGGCTCGCGCTCTACCAACAGAGTACCGGCGATACCTTCGATTCAGCGCGCTACGACAAGGGCAACGATTATATCAGGGGCACCAGCGTCTATAGCTATCTCACGAGCATGGACGAGGGCGGCAATGCCCGGCCGGAAGTCGCGATTTCTTGGGAGCCGAACAAGGAGGCGACCCGCTGGGCATTTAAGATCCGCAAGGGCATCACCTTCAGCGATGGCGCGCCGCTCACCATCGACGACATCATCTTTTCCATCATGCGCCACAAGGAGGAGAAGGTCGCCTCCAGCGCAAAGCAGCTCGTGGGCAACATCACGGCTGTGAAGGCTGATGGTGATGACGGCTTCACTGTGGAGCTGGCATCTCCGGACGTCGACTTGCCGATCCTGATCGGCCTCTTCCAATTCGCTCTCGTCAAGAATGGGACCTATGATTTCAGCAAGCCGATCGGCACTGGCGCCTTCATTATGAAGGAGTTCCAGCCGGGCATCCGGACGGTGCTGACGCGCAACCCTAACTTCTGGAAGGAAGGCCGCCCCTATATCGACGAGTTCGAGATGTTTCCCATCCCGGATGCATCCGCCCGTGCCAACGCGCTACTCTCCGGCGATGTGGACATGATCCTCGAATTGCGCGGCAATGGCATCGAGGAGGTGGCGAAATCGGGCACGGCCGATGTCTTCGTGACCCCGAGCACGCGTTATACGGCCATCCAGGCTGCCGTTGATCGAGCGCCGTCGAACAATCTCGATCTCACCCTGGCCATGGCCTATATGATCGATCGTAAGCGGCTTCTCGATACCGTGCTGCGCGGCTATGGCATGATCGCCAACGATCATCCGATTGGTCCCAAGAGCCCCTACTACAACGCCAACCTGCCTCAGCGCGAGCTCGACCTGGACAAGGCCAAATATCACTTGGGCAAATCCGGCATCGGCAATGCGCGGGTTCAGGTCTGCGTGGGCGATGGTGTGCTCTACAGCATTGATATCGGCCAGCTCTTGCTGAGAGAGGCAACGCGCGCGGGGCTCAATCTCGACATCAAGCGGGAACCGGCCGAGAGCTACTGGACCGCGGTCGCAGGCAAGCGGCCCTATGCCGCCACCAATTTCCATCCGCGCCCCACCTACAATATGCTGCTCAATCTTGCCTGGCGTAAAGGTGCGCCATGGAACTTCTCGCACTACAACAACGACAAGCTGGAAAAGCTGATCGATGAATCCCGGGCCACGCTCGATATGCAGAAGCGGGTCGAATACTACCACGAGATCCAGTCGATCATTCACAATTCAGGCGCGATCATTCTGCCCTGCTTCCTGAGCTACATCGACGGTGTGTCGAAGCGGATCAAGGGGCTTACGCCATTGCCGATCGGCAGCCTTGGTGGGTTCAACTTCGCCGACCGCATATGGCTCGAAGAAGTGTGA
- a CDS encoding ABC transporter permease, whose translation MAALILRRLGATLVLLFVVSLLIFAGCEILPGDVAQVALGQFATEENVQALRVQMGLDRPAPVRYLEWLAGVVQGDWGTSIVTRNSVSSMLSERIANTAMLAGLTTIIAVPLAILLGLAMAMRRGSTVDRATSVVILGLSATPEFLIATLGVLLFAVHLGWLPAVAYLSPGADIADTLRALLLPTLTLVIVVTAQISRMTRAIIANILNEPYIEMAALKGIPHHRVVAYHALLNAIGPIANVVALNVAYLVSGIVVVETVFAYPGLAQLMIDAVQSRDMPVIQACAMIFCATYVLLVLLADIIAQACDPRAKAAGRAVAQTGLSNPAEAQ comes from the coding sequence TTGGCGGCACTCATCTTAAGACGGCTGGGCGCGACGCTGGTGCTGCTGTTTGTGGTGTCGCTGCTCATCTTCGCAGGATGCGAGATACTCCCCGGCGACGTGGCGCAAGTGGCGCTGGGTCAGTTCGCAACCGAGGAGAATGTCCAGGCGCTGCGGGTACAGATGGGCCTCGATCGCCCGGCACCCGTCCGCTACCTTGAATGGCTGGCGGGCGTGGTGCAAGGCGATTGGGGCACCTCCATCGTGACGCGCAACAGCGTCTCGTCAATGCTGTCCGAACGCATCGCCAACACCGCGATGCTCGCCGGGTTGACCACGATTATCGCCGTGCCGCTCGCCATCCTGCTCGGCCTGGCCATGGCTATGCGGCGCGGCAGCACGGTCGATCGGGCCACATCGGTCGTCATACTCGGGCTTTCGGCAACACCGGAATTCCTGATCGCGACGCTTGGTGTGCTGCTCTTTGCCGTCCATCTCGGATGGCTGCCGGCGGTCGCCTATCTCAGTCCAGGCGCCGATATCGCCGACACGCTTCGTGCCCTGCTGCTGCCCACCCTCACCCTCGTGATCGTGGTGACCGCGCAGATCTCGCGCATGACCCGGGCGATCATCGCCAATATTCTCAATGAACCCTATATCGAAATGGCGGCCCTCAAAGGCATTCCCCACCACCGCGTGGTTGCCTATCACGCCCTCCTCAATGCGATTGGGCCGATTGCCAATGTGGTCGCGCTGAACGTCGCCTATCTCGTCAGCGGCATCGTCGTCGTCGAGACGGTATTCGCCTATCCAGGGCTCGCCCAATTGATGATCGACGCGGTGCAGTCGCGCGACATGCCGGTGATCCAGGCCTGTGCGATGATCTTCTGCGCGACCTATGTGCTGCTGGTTTTGCTCGCTGATATCATCGCTCAGGCTTGCGATCCACGTGCCAAGGCGGCCGGCCGAGCTGTCGCACAGACTGGCCTCTCCAATCCGGCGGAGGCGCAATGA
- a CDS encoding ABC transporter permease, whose protein sequence is MSTVLTIARRRPRITLWVSVAILAFFILVAILSLGPLPHDPTEFITDEPFAPPTSGLWLGSDSLGRDVLSRLIEATRITLAMALAATILAHLIGDTLGLLAAIKGGIIDGMLSRAVDVVLSLPKIIIGLVVVAALGPSIGVIVGLAAIVYAAGVFRIARALGNDLVNMDYITVARSRGEGLGWILFGEMLPHVVRPLAADFAIRMSFAILFMSSLSFLGLGVQPPQADWGGLAREGLSGLSSNPYAAVAPAVCIALVSISLNLLVDALERTPVRGE, encoded by the coding sequence ATGAGCACGGTTCTCACCATAGCGCGCCGCAGGCCGCGGATCACGTTATGGGTCAGCGTCGCCATCCTGGCCTTCTTCATTTTGGTGGCAATCCTGTCGCTCGGCCCCTTGCCGCACGACCCCACCGAGTTCATCACCGACGAGCCCTTTGCGCCGCCCACCTCTGGCCTGTGGCTTGGCTCCGACTCCCTCGGCCGCGACGTGCTCTCGCGCCTGATCGAGGCCACCCGCATCACCCTGGCCATGGCGCTGGCGGCCACCATTCTTGCCCATCTCATCGGCGACACGCTGGGACTGCTCGCAGCGATCAAGGGCGGGATCATCGACGGCATGCTCAGCCGCGCGGTCGATGTGGTCCTGTCCCTACCCAAGATCATCATTGGTCTGGTGGTTGTGGCAGCCCTCGGCCCCTCGATCGGTGTCATCGTGGGGCTGGCAGCCATCGTCTATGCGGCAGGCGTGTTCCGGATCGCCCGTGCCCTCGGCAATGATCTCGTCAATATGGACTACATCACTGTCGCGCGGTCCCGCGGCGAAGGCCTGGGCTGGATCCTGTTCGGCGAGATGCTGCCGCATGTCGTAAGGCCGCTTGCTGCGGATTTCGCCATTCGCATGAGCTTCGCCATCCTGTTCATGAGCAGCCTCAGCTTCCTCGGTCTCGGCGTGCAGCCGCCGCAGGCTGACTGGGGCGGCCTTGCCCGCGAGGGCTTGAGCGGCCTTTCCTCGAACCCTTACGCCGCCGTTGCGCCCGCTGTCTGCATCGCGCTGGTCTCCATCAGCCTGAACCTGCTGGTTGATGCGCTTGAGCGCACCCCGGTCCGGGGGGAATAG